A genomic window from Mesorhizobium sp. 131-2-1 includes:
- a CDS encoding D-ribose ABC transporter substrate-binding protein has translation MKLTRRMTLAAFAGVLALGTAMPAYAADLIAIITPSHDNPFFKAEAVGAEAKAKELGYEALVLVHDDDANKQSELIDTAIGRGAKAIILDNAGADATVAAVQKAKDAGIPSFLIDREINATGVAVAQIVSNNYQGAQLGAQEFVKLMGEKGNFVELVGKESDTNAGIRSKGYHDVIDDYPDLKMVAQQSANWSQTEAYSKMESILQANPDIKGVISGNDTMAMGAYAALAAAGRKDVIVVGFDGSNDVRDSITSGGIKATVLQPAFAQAQMAVVQADDFIKNKKSPAQEKQLMDCVLVNGDNAKQLETFALTN, from the coding sequence ATGAAACTCACTCGCAGAATGACCCTTGCAGCTTTCGCCGGCGTGCTGGCGCTCGGAACGGCGATGCCTGCCTATGCGGCGGACCTGATCGCCATCATCACGCCCTCGCACGACAATCCGTTCTTCAAGGCGGAAGCCGTCGGCGCCGAAGCCAAGGCCAAGGAACTCGGCTACGAGGCGCTGGTGCTGGTCCATGATGACGACGCCAACAAGCAGTCCGAGCTGATCGACACGGCGATCGGCCGCGGCGCGAAGGCGATCATCCTCGACAATGCCGGCGCTGACGCCACGGTCGCTGCCGTGCAGAAAGCCAAGGACGCCGGCATCCCCTCCTTCCTGATCGATCGCGAGATCAACGCCACCGGCGTCGCCGTGGCGCAGATCGTCTCCAACAACTACCAGGGCGCCCAGCTCGGCGCGCAGGAGTTCGTCAAGCTGATGGGCGAGAAGGGCAATTTCGTCGAGCTGGTCGGCAAGGAATCCGACACCAATGCCGGCATCCGCTCGAAGGGCTATCACGACGTCATCGACGACTATCCGGACCTCAAGATGGTCGCCCAGCAGTCCGCCAACTGGAGCCAAACGGAAGCCTATTCCAAGATGGAATCGATCCTGCAGGCCAACCCGGACATCAAGGGCGTGATCTCCGGCAACGACACGATGGCGATGGGCGCCTATGCAGCACTCGCCGCCGCCGGCCGCAAGGATGTCATTGTCGTCGGCTTCGACGGCTCGAACGACGTGCGCGACTCCATCACCTCCGGCGGCATCAAGGCGACCGTCCTGCAGCCGGCCTTCGCGCAGGCGCAGATGGCTGTCGTGCAAGCCGACGACTTCATCAAGAACAAGAAGTCTCCCGCCCAGGAAAAGCAGCTGATGGACTGCGTGCTGGTCAATGGCGACAATGCCAAGCAGCTGGAGACTTTCGCGCTCACCAACTGA
- a CDS encoding ABC transporter permease, translating into MTDIPAKAAAPTASSGSLLLTLMKLRTFIALIAVLVFFSIAAPNFLSAANLILMAKHVALNAFLAMGMTFVIITGGIDLSVGSIVGLCGMVAGYLVLNGIDLQIGYTIYFNVVEIALITLAVGIAIGAVNGLLITRLNVAPFIATLGVLYVSRGLALLSSDGRTFPNLVGKPELGTTGFGYLGAGKLLGLPVSIWILIVVALGAAYLAKYTPLGRHIFAVGGNERAARISGVRVNMVKMFVYMFSGFCAAIVGLIISSELMASHPATGESFELNAIAAAVLGGTSMSGGRGAIGGTIVGAFVIGILSDGLVMMGVSSFWQMVIKGLVIIVAVVVDQAQRRLQSRVTLMQMAKVG; encoded by the coding sequence ATGACTGACATTCCGGCCAAGGCGGCTGCCCCCACCGCTTCCAGCGGTTCGCTGCTTCTTACATTGATGAAGCTCAGGACCTTCATCGCGCTGATCGCGGTGTTGGTGTTTTTCTCGATCGCCGCGCCCAATTTCCTGTCGGCGGCAAACCTTATCCTAATGGCCAAGCACGTGGCGCTGAACGCCTTCCTGGCCATGGGCATGACCTTCGTCATCATCACCGGCGGCATCGACCTGTCGGTCGGTTCCATCGTCGGCTTGTGCGGCATGGTTGCCGGCTATCTGGTGCTGAACGGCATCGACCTGCAGATCGGCTACACGATCTATTTCAACGTCGTCGAGATCGCGCTGATCACGCTGGCCGTCGGCATAGCGATCGGCGCCGTCAACGGGCTGCTGATCACCAGGCTCAACGTCGCGCCGTTCATCGCCACGCTCGGCGTGCTCTATGTCTCGCGCGGCCTGGCGCTCTTGTCGTCCGATGGCCGCACTTTCCCCAATCTCGTCGGCAAGCCGGAACTCGGCACCACCGGCTTCGGCTATCTCGGCGCCGGCAAGCTGCTCGGCCTGCCGGTGTCGATCTGGATCCTGATCGTCGTCGCGCTGGGCGCGGCCTATCTCGCGAAATACACGCCGCTCGGCCGCCATATCTTTGCTGTCGGCGGCAACGAGCGGGCGGCGCGCATTTCGGGCGTGCGGGTCAACATGGTCAAGATGTTCGTCTACATGTTCTCCGGCTTCTGCGCGGCGATCGTCGGCCTGATCATCTCGTCCGAGCTGATGGCCTCGCATCCGGCGACGGGCGAGAGCTTCGAGCTCAACGCCATCGCGGCCGCGGTGCTTGGCGGCACCTCGATGTCGGGCGGGCGCGGCGCGATCGGCGGCACCATCGTCGGCGCCTTCGTCATCGGTATCCTCTCCGACGGACTGGTGATGATGGGGGTGAGCTCGTTCTGGCAGATGGTGATCAAGGGCCTCGTCATAATCGTCGCCGTCGTCGTCGACCAGGCGCAGCGCCGACTGCAAAGCCGCGTTACACTGATGCAGATGGCAAAGGTGGGCTGA
- a CDS encoding ATP-binding cassette domain-containing protein, producing the protein MSQLAVADQDGAYSTAPAARARPSVVSLSRITKSFGPTLANAGIDLTVSAGDVIGLVGGNGAGKSTLMRILCGAMWPTLGSISFADEGQDFTGYDTNEAQRRGIRMVHQELSLCANLSVAENFFLETPGEAASRPGWRALYRTRARAALDAVFPGNDIDADAEVGHLSIAERQMVEIARAAATPGVKLIVLDEPTSSLDLDRSKQLRAFVRERAKAGLAFIFISHKLQEIIDIATEVVVLRNGRTAWQGKVADASIARLVQLMGGDANPVHQHCVSAASSKDVLVRLSGPLTQELGHDIDIVRGEIVGLAGLEGSGQKELLHAIFGTGRRQDAAVSRRAEASFIAGDRQKEGIFPLWSVLSNISIGALARRPALGLVSERANRDTASGAAGKLRLDDKRFQSDITELSGGNQQKALVARALVTDAPIILLDDPTRGVDIATKQDFYRLCNEIARGGRTLVWHTTEDAELLACDRVLVFAGGRVVRELAGEAITESAIVGASFTQPTDKLADAGPKAATAAGLARRLVNAAPFIGLAAVLGIMISANPAVASIFGLDLLLMPALSLVLVTAAQMFIVGGSEIDLGVGAFAGLVSVLSATLLYDQPWLGALALVAALAAYAGLGGLIQARKIPAIVVTLGASFIWVGIGYALQPTPGGASPDWLTTLFGWSVGFMPTSIILIAAVALIALVIDRLPLGVVLRGFGNNPTAMIRSGWSPTRYALVRYLIAGLFAGAAGLSLTAINTASDINSGNSFTLLSVAAVVMGGCSLLGGIISPVGAIAGAVTLSLIGALLGTLSVSSDYNAATQGLILIALLTLRSLTTDRGSEQ; encoded by the coding sequence ATGTCCCAGCTTGCCGTTGCCGATCAGGATGGTGCCTACTCCACGGCGCCTGCCGCTCGTGCCCGGCCGAGCGTTGTCTCGCTCAGCCGGATCACCAAGAGTTTCGGGCCGACGCTTGCCAATGCGGGCATCGATCTTACAGTCAGCGCCGGTGACGTGATTGGGTTGGTCGGCGGCAACGGCGCCGGCAAATCCACGCTGATGCGCATCCTGTGCGGCGCGATGTGGCCGACGCTTGGGTCAATCTCGTTCGCCGACGAGGGGCAGGATTTCACCGGCTACGACACCAACGAGGCGCAGCGGCGCGGCATCCGTATGGTGCACCAGGAGCTGTCGCTCTGCGCCAACCTTTCGGTCGCCGAGAATTTCTTCCTCGAAACACCGGGCGAGGCGGCAAGCCGGCCCGGCTGGCGGGCGCTCTACCGGACCCGCGCCCGCGCGGCGCTCGACGCCGTCTTTCCCGGCAACGACATCGATGCCGACGCCGAGGTCGGCCACCTCTCCATCGCCGAGCGGCAGATGGTCGAGATCGCGCGGGCCGCGGCGACGCCCGGCGTCAAGCTGATCGTGCTCGACGAGCCGACCTCCTCGCTCGACCTCGACCGCTCGAAGCAGTTGCGCGCCTTCGTTCGCGAGCGGGCCAAGGCCGGGCTCGCCTTCATCTTCATCAGCCACAAGCTGCAGGAAATCATCGACATCGCCACGGAGGTCGTGGTGCTGCGCAACGGCCGCACCGCTTGGCAGGGCAAGGTCGCCGACGCTTCGATCGCCAGGCTGGTGCAACTGATGGGTGGCGATGCCAATCCGGTCCACCAGCATTGCGTCTCCGCCGCATCCTCAAAGGATGTGCTGGTGCGGCTCTCCGGCCCACTGACGCAGGAACTCGGCCACGACATCGACATCGTGCGCGGCGAGATCGTCGGCCTGGCCGGCCTCGAGGGCAGCGGCCAGAAGGAATTGCTGCACGCGATCTTCGGCACCGGCCGCAGGCAGGATGCCGCGGTCTCCAGGCGCGCGGAGGCGAGCTTCATTGCCGGCGACCGGCAGAAGGAAGGCATCTTCCCGCTGTGGAGCGTGCTTTCCAACATCAGCATCGGCGCGCTTGCCCGCCGCCCGGCGCTGGGCCTGGTTTCGGAGCGCGCCAACCGCGACACGGCAAGCGGCGCCGCCGGCAAGTTGCGGCTCGACGACAAGCGCTTCCAGTCCGACATCACCGAGCTCAGCGGCGGCAACCAGCAGAAGGCGCTGGTCGCCCGCGCGCTGGTCACCGATGCGCCGATCATCCTGCTCGATGATCCGACGCGCGGCGTCGACATCGCCACCAAGCAGGATTTCTACCGGCTCTGTAACGAGATCGCGCGTGGCGGCCGCACACTGGTCTGGCACACGACCGAGGACGCCGAACTGCTCGCCTGCGACCGCGTGCTGGTGTTTGCCGGCGGACGCGTCGTGCGGGAACTGGCCGGCGAGGCGATCACGGAATCGGCGATCGTCGGCGCCTCCTTCACCCAGCCGACGGACAAGCTCGCCGACGCCGGGCCAAAGGCGGCGACAGCTGCCGGACTTGCCCGGCGGCTGGTGAATGCGGCGCCCTTCATCGGCCTTGCCGCGGTGCTGGGCATCATGATCTCGGCCAATCCGGCCGTCGCCTCGATCTTCGGCCTCGACCTGCTGCTAATGCCGGCGCTGTCGCTGGTGCTGGTGACGGCGGCTCAGATGTTCATCGTCGGCGGCAGCGAGATCGACCTCGGCGTCGGCGCCTTCGCCGGCCTGGTCAGCGTGCTCAGCGCCACGCTGCTCTACGACCAGCCATGGCTCGGCGCGCTGGCGCTGGTGGCGGCGCTCGCCGCCTATGCAGGGCTCGGCGGCCTGATCCAGGCGCGCAAGATCCCCGCCATCGTCGTCACGCTCGGCGCCTCCTTCATCTGGGTGGGGATCGGCTATGCGCTGCAGCCGACGCCCGGCGGCGCCAGTCCCGACTGGCTGACGACGCTGTTCGGCTGGTCGGTCGGCTTCATGCCGACCTCGATCATCCTCATCGCGGCCGTCGCGCTGATCGCGTTGGTCATCGACCGGCTGCCGCTCGGCGTGGTGCTGCGCGGCTTCGGCAACAACCCGACGGCGATGATCCGCTCGGGCTGGTCGCCGACGCGCTATGCGCTGGTGCGCTATCTCATCGCCGGGCTGTTCGCGGGCGCGGCCGGCCTGTCGCTGACGGCGATCAACACGGCAAGCGACATCAATTCCGGCAATTCCTTCACGCTGCTCAGCGTCGCTGCCGTGGTCATGGGCGGCTGCTCGCTGCTCGGCGGCATCATCTCGCCGGTCGGCGCCATCGCCGGCGCGGTGACGCTCTCGCTGATCGGCGCGTTGCTCGGCACGCTGAGCGTCAGCAGCGACTACAACGCAGCCACGCAAGGGCTGATCCTGATCGCGCTGCTCACGCTGCGCAGCCTGACCACCGACCGCGGGAGCGAACAATGA
- a CDS encoding phosphogluconate dehydrogenase C-terminal domain-containing protein: MTTIALFGAGGKMGYRLSTNFRGSDYTIRHVEVSEAGRERLKTGLGFDAVSADEALKGADVVILAVPDTHIGKVAASIESKLAAGTMVVVLDAAAPFAGHLPNRPDLTYFVTHPCHPPIFNDETDMAAKKDFFGGVKAKQHFVSALMQGPEADYAKGEAIARIIWAPVMRSHRVTVEQMALLEPGLSETVCASLLVVMKEAMDEVVARGVERQAALDFLLGHMNVLGAVIFGETKGVFSDACNKAIEFGKPVLMRDDWKRVFEPEEIAASIQRIT; encoded by the coding sequence ATGACAACGATTGCGCTGTTCGGAGCCGGCGGGAAGATGGGCTACCGCCTGTCGACCAATTTTCGCGGATCGGACTATACGATCCGCCATGTCGAGGTGAGCGAGGCCGGCCGCGAGCGGCTGAAGACCGGACTTGGCTTCGATGCGGTCAGCGCCGACGAGGCGCTCAAGGGCGCTGATGTGGTGATCCTGGCCGTTCCGGACACCCATATCGGCAAGGTCGCGGCAAGCATCGAGAGCAAGCTGGCGGCGGGCACGATGGTGGTGGTGCTCGATGCGGCGGCGCCCTTCGCCGGCCACCTGCCCAACCGTCCCGACCTCACCTATTTCGTTACCCATCCCTGTCACCCGCCGATCTTCAACGACGAGACCGACATGGCGGCCAAGAAGGACTTCTTCGGCGGCGTCAAGGCCAAGCAGCATTTCGTCAGCGCCCTGATGCAGGGGCCGGAGGCGGACTACGCCAAGGGCGAGGCGATCGCCCGGATCATCTGGGCGCCAGTGATGCGCTCGCATCGTGTCACCGTCGAGCAGATGGCGCTGCTGGAACCCGGCCTTTCCGAGACGGTGTGCGCTTCGCTGCTGGTCGTGATGAAAGAGGCGATGGACGAAGTCGTGGCGCGCGGCGTCGAACGGCAGGCCGCACTCGACTTCCTGCTCGGCCACATGAACGTGCTCGGCGCCGTCATCTTCGGCGAAACCAAGGGCGTGTTCTCCGACGCCTGCAACAAGGCGATCGAATTCGGCAAGCCGGTGCTGATGCGCGACGACTGGAAGCGTGTCTTCGAACCGGAAGAGATCGCTGCGAGCATCCAGCGCATTACCTGA
- a CDS encoding ABC transporter permease, whose protein sequence is MNALTAFSIWAQRNRWIWAAIGVLLLWLVLSVVTNRFSLSSLSGIMLSASFLTVVGIGQMFVVTTGRGNIDLSVASVITLSAFVALLTIKGQDANLAIGVAAAILLGLAVGVLNSLLVVGLGIPAIIATLATGYVLATATLLSNRAIPGFAVSPTLKTLASGRVWGMPIMAIIAIVGVAATSFVLRYTVFGQLLSAVGQNRAAARLAAIRNGRVIASAFIISSVLASLNGLLLGAYIGGAFLEMGQPYLLQSIAAVVLGGTLIFGGSATALGTLFASILLILIVTTMQIIGLPPGVQDIVQGIVVIFVLALAGRQALTRRAPTEPAAGDANPAAQAGDRSA, encoded by the coding sequence ATGAACGCTCTAACCGCCTTCAGTATCTGGGCGCAGAGGAACCGCTGGATCTGGGCGGCGATCGGCGTGCTGCTTCTGTGGCTGGTGCTTTCGGTCGTCACCAACCGCTTCAGCCTCTCCAGCCTGTCCGGCATCATGCTGTCGGCATCGTTCCTGACGGTGGTCGGCATCGGCCAGATGTTCGTGGTGACGACGGGGCGCGGCAATATCGATCTCTCGGTCGCCTCGGTGATCACGCTCAGCGCCTTCGTCGCGCTGCTGACCATCAAGGGGCAGGATGCCAATCTCGCGATAGGTGTCGCCGCGGCCATCCTGCTCGGCCTCGCCGTCGGCGTGCTGAACTCGCTGCTGGTGGTCGGGCTCGGCATTCCGGCTATCATCGCGACGCTGGCGACCGGCTATGTGCTGGCAACGGCGACGCTGCTGTCCAACCGGGCGATACCGGGTTTTGCCGTCAGCCCTACCCTGAAGACGTTGGCGAGCGGACGTGTCTGGGGCATGCCGATCATGGCCATCATCGCCATTGTCGGGGTGGCGGCGACTTCGTTCGTGCTGCGCTACACCGTGTTCGGGCAGCTTCTGTCGGCGGTCGGCCAGAACCGCGCCGCGGCGCGGCTCGCCGCCATCAGGAACGGAAGGGTGATCGCGTCGGCCTTCATCATCTCCTCGGTGCTGGCCTCGCTCAACGGCCTGCTGCTCGGCGCCTATATTGGCGGCGCCTTCCTCGAGATGGGCCAGCCCTATCTGTTGCAGTCGATCGCCGCCGTGGTGCTCGGCGGAACGCTGATCTTCGGCGGCTCGGCAACCGCGCTGGGTACCCTGTTCGCCAGCATCCTTCTGATCCTCATCGTCACCACCATGCAGATCATCGGCCTGCCGCCCGGCGTCCAGGACATCGTCCAGGGCATCGTCGTCATCTTCGTGCTGGCGCTGGCCGGACGCCAGGCCTTGACGCGGCGAGCGCCGACTGAGCCGGCAGCCGGCGATGCCAATCCCGCTGCGCAGGCCGGCGACCGGTCGGCTTGA
- a CDS encoding sugar ABC transporter ATP-binding protein, whose product MSAEAERDVILKLEDVSKVYSGTVAVKRANFEVRRGAVNVLVGENGAGKSTLMKIIAGVEQPTAGRILLEGEDVSFASSGDAVNRGIGMVFQELNLFGNMTVAENIFATREITNRFRKIDRKEQERRAAEFLERLQAGIRPDMLVEDLRIGQQQLVEIAKAVSLDARILIMDEPTSALSAAEVEILFKVIADLKARGVAIVYISHRLEELIRIGDYITVLRDGRITGQEDMRQVDTQWIVRQMIGSDAKDFAKADGHAPGEEIFRAEEICLPRATGGLAVDHVSLSLRAGEILGIYGLMGAGRSELFDCIMGRHGHATGSIFIDGKKVRERDTTRRIRRGLALIPEDRQREGLVSILSVASNLTLASLSRFARLFHIRGAEERQAVAGMVRELAIKVADPAQEVSSLSGGNQQKVVIGKALLTGPKVLLMDEPSRGIDVGAKADVFRTMRKLSRDGLGILFATSDLDEVMALSDRIAVMSNGKLTGMFDRAEATEAAIVAASALGHGPAGRPTETNAHD is encoded by the coding sequence ATGAGCGCGGAAGCCGAGCGCGACGTCATCCTGAAGCTGGAGGATGTCTCCAAGGTCTATTCCGGCACGGTCGCGGTCAAGCGCGCCAATTTCGAGGTGCGCAGGGGCGCGGTCAACGTTCTGGTAGGCGAGAACGGCGCGGGCAAGTCGACGCTGATGAAGATCATCGCAGGCGTCGAGCAGCCGACCGCCGGACGCATCCTGCTCGAGGGTGAAGACGTGTCGTTCGCCTCATCCGGCGATGCGGTGAACCGCGGCATCGGCATGGTGTTCCAGGAGCTCAACCTGTTCGGCAACATGACGGTGGCGGAAAACATCTTCGCCACCCGCGAGATCACCAACCGGTTCCGCAAGATCGACCGCAAGGAGCAGGAACGCCGCGCGGCCGAATTCCTCGAAAGGCTGCAGGCCGGCATCCGCCCGGACATGCTCGTCGAGGATCTGCGCATCGGCCAGCAGCAGCTGGTCGAGATCGCCAAGGCGGTCTCCCTCGACGCGCGCATCCTGATCATGGACGAGCCGACCTCGGCGCTGAGTGCGGCGGAAGTCGAGATCCTGTTCAAGGTCATCGCCGATCTCAAGGCGCGCGGCGTCGCCATCGTCTACATCTCGCACCGGCTGGAAGAGCTGATCCGCATCGGCGACTACATCACCGTGCTGCGCGACGGCCGCATCACCGGCCAGGAGGACATGAGACAAGTCGACACGCAGTGGATCGTGCGGCAGATGATCGGCTCCGATGCCAAGGATTTCGCCAAGGCCGACGGCCACGCTCCCGGCGAGGAGATCTTCCGCGCCGAAGAAATCTGCCTGCCGCGCGCGACCGGCGGGCTTGCGGTCGACCATGTCTCGCTGTCGCTCCGCGCCGGCGAGATCTTGGGCATCTACGGCCTGATGGGCGCCGGGCGCAGCGAACTGTTCGACTGCATCATGGGCCGCCACGGCCATGCCACGGGTTCGATCTTCATCGATGGCAAAAAGGTAAGGGAACGCGACACGACGCGGCGCATCCGCCGTGGCCTCGCGCTGATCCCCGAAGACCGCCAGCGCGAAGGGCTGGTGTCGATCCTGTCCGTCGCCAGCAATCTGACGCTGGCCAGCCTGTCGCGCTTTGCCCGCCTGTTCCACATCCGCGGCGCCGAGGAAAGACAGGCGGTGGCCGGCATGGTGCGGGAGCTGGCGATCAAGGTCGCCGACCCGGCGCAGGAGGTCTCGTCGCTGTCCGGCGGCAACCAGCAGAAGGTGGTGATCGGCAAGGCGCTGCTCACCGGTCCGAAGGTGCTGCTGATGGACGAGCCCAGCCGCGGGATAGATGTCGGCGCCAAGGCCGACGTTTTCCGCACTATGCGTAAACTGTCGCGCGACGGGCTCGGCATCCTGTTCGCCACTTCGGATCTCGATGAGGTAATGGCTCTGTCCGACCGCATCGCGGTGATGAGCAATGGAAAACTGACCGGCATGTTCGATCGCGCCGAGGCAACGGAAGCGGCGATCGTCGCCGCATCGGCGCTTGGCCACGGACCCGCAGGGCGGCCAACGGAGACAAACGCCCATGACTGA
- a CDS encoding DUF2291 family protein translates to MPNKLTWLSFAVPILAGMAGLGLTACKILPTPSMQGGGNAPAFNPDKMIEDIWAPKIIPYLQQKGGPFPEVHALATTDPAAAGAKYGNPNKQANSPWTFAVRLEGKIVAANTQSRAATIDVDVDGDGKADARVQIGPAVRGTALRDSLDFIQFNDFTNQIDFAQFGKAFNIYADKTALSKLPREALEGRSAKVLGAYTLGSGQDLPLVTPAEAEIGPKP, encoded by the coding sequence ATGCCGAACAAGCTGACCTGGTTGAGCTTCGCCGTGCCAATTCTTGCCGGAATGGCCGGCCTCGGGCTCACCGCCTGCAAGATCCTGCCGACACCGTCGATGCAGGGCGGCGGCAACGCGCCGGCCTTCAATCCCGACAAGATGATCGAGGACATCTGGGCGCCGAAGATAATCCCCTATCTGCAGCAGAAGGGCGGACCGTTCCCGGAAGTGCACGCCTTGGCCACCACCGATCCGGCTGCCGCCGGCGCCAAATACGGCAATCCGAACAAGCAGGCGAATTCGCCCTGGACCTTCGCGGTGCGGCTGGAGGGCAAGATCGTCGCCGCCAACACCCAGTCGCGCGCGGCGACCATCGATGTCGATGTCGACGGCGACGGCAAGGCCGATGCGCGGGTGCAGATCGGACCGGCGGTGCGCGGCACCGCGCTGCGCGACAGCCTCGACTTCATCCAGTTCAACGACTTTACCAACCAGATCGACTTCGCCCAGTTCGGCAAGGCATTCAACATTTATGCCGACAAGACGGCGCTGTCCAAGCTGCCGCGCGAGGCGCTCGAGGGCCGCAGCGCCAAGGTGCTCGGCGCCTATACGCTGGGCAGCGGCCAAGACCTGCCGCTGGTGACGCCGGCGGAGGCCGAGATCGGGCCGAAGCCATGA
- a CDS encoding Gfo/Idh/MocA family protein, with the protein MAGLRGALIGCGFFAVNQMHGWRDIEGASIVAICDRDAERLRIVGDQFGIARRYSDAAAMFANETLDFVDIATTAPSHRALVEMAAAQRVPAICQKPFAPTLADAKAMVKACADADVPLMVHENFRWQSPIQAVRAVLDSGEIGTPFFGRISFRSAYDVFSGQPYLATGKRFIIEDLGIHILDIARFLLGDVSTITTRTTRVNPAIAGEDVATMLMDHASGATSVVDCSYATKLAVEPFPETLIEIDGSDGTIRLAQGYKLTVTGKSGTVVSDVSPPLLSWASRPWHNIQESVVAIQQHWVDCLATGKEPATSGADNLKTFALVEAAYAGAASREPVHLDALLK; encoded by the coding sequence ATGGCGGGGTTGCGGGGAGCGCTGATCGGCTGCGGCTTCTTTGCCGTCAACCAGATGCATGGCTGGCGCGACATCGAAGGCGCCTCGATCGTCGCCATCTGCGACCGCGATGCGGAACGGCTCAGGATCGTCGGCGACCAGTTCGGCATCGCGAGGCGCTATAGCGACGCGGCCGCCATGTTTGCGAACGAGACGCTCGACTTTGTCGACATTGCCACCACCGCGCCCAGCCATCGGGCGCTGGTCGAGATGGCGGCCGCGCAACGCGTACCGGCGATCTGCCAGAAGCCGTTCGCGCCGACGCTTGCCGATGCCAAGGCGATGGTGAAGGCTTGCGCGGACGCCGACGTGCCGCTGATGGTGCACGAGAATTTCCGCTGGCAGTCGCCGATCCAGGCGGTGCGCGCCGTGCTCGACAGCGGCGAGATCGGTACGCCGTTCTTCGGCCGCATCTCGTTCCGCTCCGCCTATGACGTGTTTTCCGGCCAGCCCTATCTGGCGACCGGCAAGCGCTTCATCATCGAGGATCTCGGCATCCACATTCTCGACATCGCGCGCTTCCTGCTCGGCGACGTCTCGACGATCACGACGCGGACCACGCGCGTCAATCCCGCCATTGCCGGCGAGGATGTCGCGACCATGCTGATGGATCATGCGAGTGGCGCCACATCCGTGGTCGATTGTAGCTATGCGACGAAACTTGCTGTCGAGCCGTTTCCGGAGACGCTGATCGAGATCGACGGCAGCGACGGCACGATCCGCCTGGCGCAGGGCTACAAGCTTACTGTTACGGGCAAGAGCGGAACGGTGGTGAGCGACGTCTCGCCGCCGCTGCTCTCCTGGGCATCGCGTCCCTGGCACAACATCCAGGAAAGCGTCGTCGCGATCCAGCAGCACTGGGTCGACTGCCTGGCGACAGGAAAAGAACCTGCGACCTCCGGCGCCGACAATCTCAAGACCTTCGCGCTGGTCGAGGCCGCCTATGCGGGCGCGGCGAGCCGCGAGCCGGTCCACCTCGATGCCTTGCTGAAATGA